In Antarcticibacterium arcticum, the genomic stretch AAAGGGAATGGACCGGGACCAGTTTTTAAAATTCAGGATGGCATTACTGCCCGCCAGTGGTTTTCAAAGCGCCCAGTTCAGGATGATTGAGATCTATTCTACTCCACTTGAACATTTAATTCCATTTGCATCAAGGAAGAATTTTAATTCCACGTTTCCCATAGAAGACCTATATCACAATTTATATTGGAAAAAAGGCGGGATAGATCTTGCTACGGGGGAAAAAACACTTACCCTTAAACAGTTTGAATTAAGGTATACACACCGTTTTCTTCGCATTGCCAATGAGGTAAAAGGTAACACCATATATCACAAGTATCTGGACCTTCCTGAAGAAGTTCGAAATGACCAGAGCCTTATAGACGGCTTGCGTACCTTCGATGTAAATGCCAATGTGAACTGGTTATTAATGCATATGGGGGCTGCGCACCGCTATTTAAATAAGGATAAAGTGACCATTGCAGCTACTGGTGGAACAAACTGGAAAGATTTTTTACCGCCAAGCTTTCAAAAAAACAGTTTTTTTCCGAATTTGTGGTCACAGGAAGAATTTGATAATTGGGGTAAAGAATGGGTAAACCACATGTTTAATAAAGACAAATAAAATTTAATGTTGAAAAAATTAAGTTACTTATTATTCCTTGGTCTTGCATTTACTGCCTGTAAGCAGGAAGAGAATCGCGATCTGTCTGAAGCCCGGGTAGTTGAGGCCACACCAATTCTGGAAGAATATGGTTTTGTACTCAATGATTTTGAAGTAGTGCGCGATACCATACGTTCAGGAGATAATTTTGGAGGAATCATGGCCTCCCATGGCTTGAGTGGAAATAAAGTACACGAAGTGATCCAGCAGGTAAAAGAAACATTTAATCCGGCCCGCTTGCAGGTAGGGAAACCCTATGTTATCCTGAAAGCCAGAGATTCTGCCTATACCCCCAATTATTTTATATATGAAAATGACCGGATAGATTATACTGTTGTAAATGTTGCGGATAATGTGGCGGCTTACAAAGCCCAGAAACCCGTTACTATTAAAAAGCGCACAGTATCAGGCGTGATAGTGAGCAATCTTTCGGAAACTATGCAAAATGAAGGTTTAAGCGTGCTTTTATCTCATAAGCTAAGTAATATCTATCAATGGAGTATAGATTTCTGGAAACTTCAAAAAGGTGATAAATTTAAAATGGTGTATTATGAAAGATATATAAATGACACCATATATGCCGGGATAGAACATATTGAAGGGGCTGTTTTTGTTCATCAAAACAAACCTTATTATGCTTTTAATTACTCGGTAGATCCTGAAACAGGTAAAGCCGATTTCTATGATGAAAATGCGCGCCCTCTGGAAAGCTTTTTTCTAAAAGCACCTCTTAATTTTAGTCGTATATCTTCGAGATTTTCAGGGAATAGATTTCATCCGGTTCAAAAAACATGGAAAGCCCACAAAGGAACAGATTATGCCGCCCCGCACGGTACACCCATCTGGAGTACTGCCAATGGGACGGTAATAGCATCGGGTTACACTGCCGGAAACGGAAATTACGTGAAAGTAAAGCACAATGAAACCTATACTACCCAATACCTGCATATGTCTAAAAGAAATGTAAAGGTTGGGCAGCGCGTAAGGCAGGGAGATGTAATTGGATATGTTGGCAGCACAGGCCTTGCAACCGGGCCACACGTATGTTATCGATTTTGGGTGCGGGATGAACAGGTGGATCCTTTCAGGCAAAATCTACCCGCGGCAGATCCTATAGCAGATCATTTAAAAGAAGACTACTTCGCAACAATAGGGTCTGTGAAAGAAGCTCTGGAAAGCATTCCTTTTAAAGAGATTTAAAAAATTATCAGGGCAGCACTCTTAAATATTTATTGAAAACATAACTTATACATTTTACCCTTTTTCCTTGTTGGGCATTGGGTAAAAATGCATTTTAAAATTAACAGAAATGAAAAATATAGATCCAACCACCACAGGCGCCTGGAACAAACTACAGCAGTATTTTGAAGAGATGAAGGATAAGGAAATGAAGGACCTTTTTCAAGAGGACAGCGAGCGTGCCGAAAAATTCACAATTCAATGGGAGGATTTTTATATTGACCTTAGCAAAAACAGGATCACTGCTGAAATTAAGGAAGCCTTGACCCAGCTCGCTGAAGAATGTGGTATAAAAGAAGCTATTAATTCTTATTATAGAGGAGACGCCATTAACAAGACCGAGGGCAGGCCTGTGCTTCACACAGCACTTAGGGCCCCCGAACATGAGGAGGTACTGGTTGACGGAAAAAATGTAATGCCGGAAGTTTTTAAGGCAAAAGAGAAGATAAAAGAATTTTCAGATAAAGTAATTAACGGGGATCATAAAGGGTATACCAATTTACCTATTACAGATGTTGTAAACATAGGAATAGGAGGATCAGATCTGGGCCCGGTAATGGTTACGGAAGCTTTGAAATTCTATAAGAACCATCTTAACCTTCACTATATTTCCAATGTAGATGGAGATCACGTATATGAAACTTTAAAACATCTTAATCCCGAGACGACTTTATTTGTGATTGTTTCCAAAACTTTCACAACGCAGGAAACCCTAAGTAATGCCAATACCGCACGGGAATGGTTTAAAAGATCTGCGCCACAGGAGGCAGTTTCAAAACATTTTGTGGCCGTTTCCAGTAACCTCACCCAGGTGACAGAATTTGGAATTGATCCCGGGAATATCTTTCCAATGTGGGATTGGGTAGGAGGACGATTTTCTCTTTGGAGTGCAGTGGGCTTGTCTATAAGTCTGGGGATAGGTTATAAAGGATTTGAGGAATTGCTGGAGGGGGCCCATGAAATGGATCAACATTTTAGAAATGAAGATCTCGCTTCCAACATCCCGGTGCAATTAGCGATGTTAAGTGTTTGGTATAACAATTTCTTTAAAGCCGAAAGTGAAGCTGTAATACCATATACCCAGTATCTACAGAAATTACCTTCTTACCTGCAACAGGCAATTATGGAGAGCAATGGGAAGAGTATAGACCGAAACGGAAATCCGGTTACGTATCAAACCGGCAATATAATTTGGGGAGAGCCCGGAACAAACTCCCAACATGCATTTTTCCAATTGATCCATCAGGGTACCAAACTCATCCCTGCCGATTTTATTGGTTTTAAAGAATCTTTGTTTGGAGATAAAAGCCATCATGACAAGCTAATGGCCAATTATTTTGCCCAAACCGAAGCCCTGCTAATGGGCAAAACAGAGGATGAGGTGAGAAAAGAGCTTGAAGCAAAAAAATTAAGTAATGAGGAAATCGCTCAATTATTACCTTTCAAAGTTTTTGCCGGTAATAAACCTACAACATCTCTTCTTATTAATAAGCTCACCCCTGCAAGTCTTGGAAAATTAATCGCTATGTACGAGCATAAGATCTTTGTGCAGGGAGTTATCTGGAATATATTCAGTTATGACCAATGGGGAGTCGAATTAGGGAAGCAACTTGCATCCAAAATTCTGTCTGAAATTGAGGAAATTGACGTTCATGAGCACGATAATTCAACTTCGCAACTGTTAAAATTTTATCTAAGCTAGATATTATCTTATTGTTAATAAACTGTTAGCTCTTTTAATTGTCATTAAATCAATTACTTGTGTGTTTGTTTTAAGTTTGTGCTGTAAAAGGTATTGGGATCAAAATCTTAACATTCAGTTAAAGTTTGTTAAGGGTTAAATCGCTTCTTTTGCAGTGAATTTTATAAACTCAAAACAAACAATTTACACAACTAATGAAAAAATTAAATTATTTACTTGTTGTTGTCTTCATGTTTATGGCGACAATTTCCTTTGCGCAGGGTGTTACAACCGCTGCGATCAATGGAAGGGTCTTAGAAGCTGGCGGAGAACCTCTTCCGGGAGCTAACGTTGTTGCTGTACATCAACCGTCTGGTACCCAATATGGTGCAATGACAGATTTTGACGGTTTCTACCGAATTTCCAACATGAGAGTAGGAGGTCCTTACCTTATTACAATTACCTATGTAGGATTTGAAACTTTTACTGCCGGGAATATTAATTTAACTTTAGGTGAATCCCGAAACATTAGTGCAGAAATGGGTGAAACTCAAAACGCACTTGATGAAATTGTAATCACAGGTGGAAGAGACGGGGTTTTTGATTCAGGAAAAACCGGAGCTGAAACTAATGTAAGCCAGAGACAGGTAAGTACTTTGCCTTCTATCTCCAGAAACATTGCAGATTTTGCAAGATTAACTCCACAGGCACAGGTAAGTGGTGATGATGTTATTTCTATTAGCGGGCAAAACAACCGTTACAATGCGCTTTATATAGATGGTGCTGTAAATAATGATGTATTTGGTTTAGCGGCAAGTGGAACTAACGGGGGTCAAACCGGGGTTAGTCCAATATCTCTTGATGCAATTGAATCTTTTCAAATTAACGTTGCTCCTTTTGACGTAAGACAGTCTGGTTTTGCCGGAGGAAGTATAAATGCAATTACAAAATCTGGAACTAACCAATTCGAAGGTTCGGTTTATGGATTTTTAAGAAATGAATCATTGGCGGGTAAAACTCCAATAGGTCTTGAAGCTGCAGATGGAAGTCGTTCAAGACTTGCAGATTTCTCTGCCGTAACTACAGGTTTGAGAGTTGGTGGGCCAATTCTTCAGGATAAATTATTCTTTTTCGTGAATTACGAGAGACAAGATAATGAGACTCCACAACCATTTTCTTTCAATAATTATAATGGAGATGCATCATTACAGGATATAAATAACCTTTCTAACTTTTTAGTTAGTGAATATGGTTACAATCCTGGTGGATTTTTAGATAACACTTCTTCTTTGGTAAGTGATAAATTAATTGGAAAAATTGACTGGAACATTAACGAGAATCATAAACTGTCTCTTAAGCACAGTTACGTTAAAGCAGTACAATTAAACGCCCCAAGATCAAACCAGGGTGCAATTAACTTCTTTAACTCTGCTATCAATTTTGAATCTATTACAAATTCAACAGCGCTTGAATTAAGTTCAAAAATTGGAAATAATATGGCCAACAACCTTGTATTGGGTTGGACTCGTGTGAATGATGACAGAGATCCTCAAGGTGGAGATTTTCCATACGTTCAATTACAGGATGGTGCTGGTTTAATCAGTTTTGGATCTGAGCCTTTTTCTACAGGTAATGCCCTTGATCAAAGTAATTTTACAATTACAGATAATTTCGATATTTACCTGGGTAGACATAATGTTACCATTGGTACAAACAACGAATTCTCTTCTTCAAGAAACGTTTTCATAAGACAAAATTTCGGGGAATACAGATACAGTAATGTAAATGACTTTTTAACCGGTAATTTGGCAAACAGATACCGTCACGGTTATTCTTTAATTGGAGGTTTTGGTGATGACTCTGAAGGAGCTGCAGAATTTGATATTTTCCAGTTTGGTCTATATGCACAGGATGTATATAACGCTACAGATAATTTAAAACTTACTTTTGGAGCAAGAATAGATGTTCCGTTTTGGTCAGATTACTTAACCAATAACGATTTTAACAACAGAACAATTCCTTTATTGGAGGCTGCTGGTAAAGACCTTAGAGGTGCACAAACCGGGGAAGGTATAGACGCTCAGGTTCATTTCTCTCCAAGATTTGGTTTCAACTGGGATGTTAAAGGAGACAGAACTACTCAGGTACGTGGTGGAACAGGTGTATTTACTTCAAGATTACCATTGGTATGGCCTGGAGGAGTTTATAATAACAATGGTTTAACTACAGGTTTTATTCAAAGAACAGGTGCTACTGTTCCTCAGTTTGAGCCAAACCCAAGAAACCAGTTACAGGATCCTGCACAAGGTTCAGGAACTGTTGGTGGGGAGATAAACTTGTTTGCAAGGGATTTCAAACTTCCACAAGTTTGGAAAACCAATATTGCAGTAGATCAAAGATTGCCTGGTAACTGGACAATTTCTGCAGATTTCATATACAATGACGATCTAAATGCTGTTGCCTATGAGAACATAAACCTTGAAGGCCCTCAATTCAATACAACCGGTGCCGGGTCACGTCCTAACTATGGTAACAAAAGAATTGACAACACTTATGATGCTGTGTACATGGGATACAACACTTCTGAAGGAAATTCTTATAATATTTCAGGAACTCTTGCAAAGAACTTTTACAGTCCATTTATTGACGTAACTGCGCAGGCTTCCTATTCTTATGGTGAATCTAATGTGTTATTTGATGCAACTTCTTCTCAAAACAGTTCTCAATGGAGAAACCTTGAGACAGTAAGAGGTTCCAATATGCCTGATCTGTCTACTTCTGATTTCTCTCCCGGACATAGATTTATTGCCAATTCTACTTTAGAGTTTAAATGGACCAATAATTTACGTACCAGACTTGGATTCTTTTACGAAGGTGCACAAGGAAGCCCGTTTAGCTACGTAGTTGGTGGAAATGGTGGCGGATTAATAAACGACACCGGTTCTTTCTCTGCACTTGCTTATGTTCCTGCTACAGAGGCTGAAGCTAATTTGGTTGATATTGTTGACACAAGAAACCCTGCAAATAACAGGACTGCTGCAGAGCAATGGACTTTATTAAACGCTGCTATCAATGCAGATGAGTATTTAAGCGAGAGAAGAGGTCAATTTGCTGAAAGAAATGCTGACCGTTCTGACTGGTCTCACATTATCGACTTAAAGTTTGCTCAGGAATTTAGAGTTAAGATCAAAGAAACAGATCACAAATTTGAATTCTCTGCAGATATATTCAACTTTACAAACTTCCTGAACAAGAACTGGGGAAGAAGAAACTTTACCAACTTTAACCAGGTACAGTTAGTGAACTTTACAGGATTCCAGCCTGATGGAACAACTCCAAAATTCACCTTCAACCCAAATACCTTAAATACCAAAAACATCATTGATGATTCTGGATTACAGTCTTCAAGATGGCAAATGCAGGTTGGGTTAAGATACTCTTTTAACTAAACTGAAGTTGCAATAGATAAATTACCGTCCCGATTAATTTCGGGACGGTTTTTTTATTTAAAAATGTATATTTACTAAAACTTAATAATTATGTACGAAACTGTCCTCTTTATCCACTCCTACTGGGCATATCTCCTGCTCCTTATTTTAATTGTGGCATCTGTTAACTCCCTCGTAGGATATTTTTCCAATAAAGAATATGGCGCTACCAATTTCAGGATCGCCCTGTTCACCCTTATAGTAACGCACATTCAGCTTTTAATAGGTTTGGTCCTTTATTTTGTTTCACCTTATTTCAGGATGTTTGGTGAAGAAGGAATGGGCGGGGTAATGAAAGATTCAGTGCTTAGATTATACCTTGTAGAACACCCCTTAATGATGATCATAGCAGTAGTTTTGGTTACTATGGGATACTCTAAACATAAATCAAAACTCACCTCAAAACCAAAGTTTAAAATGCTTGCCATTTTTTATACCCTGGCACTCGTTTTTATTCTGTCAAGAATTCCCTGGAATACCTGGTTGTAAAATTGCCAGATTCAAAATTCAAAATTGAAGTTCTTCCTTCAATAAAATTGAATTCTCCAAATAAATCAACCCTCTCTTTCTCTTCAACAGAACAGGATGAGAGGGTTGTTTTATAATTCTCCATTCCATTCCGCATAGAACTGTTTTAAAAAGTCCTCCATAAAGCGATGTCTTTGTTCTGCCAGGTTCCTGGCTGTTGGGGTATTCATAAGATCCTTCAGCAACAATAATTTTTCGTAGAAATGATTTATGGTGGGGGCTGTAGAAGATTTATATTCTTCCTTCGTCATATTGAGATTTGGGGCAATTTCGGGGTCGTAGAGGGCTCTTCCCTTAAAACCTCCATAATTGAACGTTCTTGCTATTCCAATGGCTCCAAGGGCATCTAAACGGTCTGCGTCCTGTATTATTTCCAGTTCTATGGAATTAAAATGTTGGTTGGTATTTCCACCCTTAAAGGATACATTTTTTATAATGTTTTCTACGTGGGTTATTATATCTTCATGCACCCCGCGAGACCTCAAAAAATCGCCAGCCAGTTTTGGGCCAACACTTTCATCACCGTTATGAAACTTATAATCGGCAATGTCGTGCAATAAGGCTCCCAGTTCAACAGTGAAAATATCACAAACTTCATGTTGTGCAATTAAAAGCGCATTTTTATATACCCGCTCTATATGAAACCAATCATGACCTCCTTCAGCTCCATTTAAAGTGGTTTTTACAAATAATTTAGTATCCTGTATAATTTGGATTTTGTTCATTTTAAAAAAAGCTTGCGCTAAAGGGTTAAAAATTATAAAATATCTGCCGTTATAGTTCTTTCAACAAGAGCAATAAGACTTTCAGGATCATTTGAATTGGCGGGAATAGGCTCGTGCACCTTGAGTTTGATATGCACTCCAATTCCAAGTGGGAACTGGCCATATTCAAAGAGTTTCCAGGAGTTGTTGATTGTAATGGGAACTATTAAAGCAGTGGGCATTTTCTTGAAAAGGATCTGCATCCCTGTTTTGGCAAATTCCTTGGGCTTCCCTGTGCGGCTTCTGGTTCCTTCAGGAAAAATAACAGCCGAGCGGTTGGTAGCATTCAGATATTTTGAAAAACGCAGTATTTCTTCTACCGCCTGTTTTGGGTTTTTTCTGTCTATTAAAGCCGAACCTCCATGTCTTAAATTAAAAGAGATCCCCGGAACTCCCTTCCCCAGCTCTTTCTTGCTAACAAACTTAGGATGATGCTTTCGCATATACCAGATTATGGGTGGGATATCATAAATTCCCTGGTGATTTGCCACAAAAATGCAGGATTGGTCTGTTGGGATGTTATACGGGTTATCTACGGTAAACCTAGTCCCCAGGATGTTGAGGCAGCGCATGAGGAAGAAATTGAAAATATCTACAGATTTTTTATGAGCCTGGTAGCCTCCAACCTTTAAAGCAACCCACTGGATCCCATGAAAAACCACAAGCGTTAAAAAGAAGAAAAAATAGGATATAACAGAGAGGGGATAGGCTAGTATTTTTTTCATGTTGGTTTTTAACTATTGCAAAAATACATTTTTCTCCCAAAAATAATTAAAGTGTGCTTACTCTGTTTGGATACATTTGCCATCTTCACATCCCATTTTAGAAGGTGGAGTTGGGAGACTGCAATCACTTATGATACCATTGGCCTTGTTATATTTATCTTCTGCAGCCGTATATTGGGCTACCATTTTTTTAAGGGCCTCTTCGTCTATTCCCGAAGAGTATAAAAGGTAACCCTGGGGGCCACCACAGGCTTTACTGCCAAAAGCGATGAACCGGCAATCTGTTGAGCCGCTGCAATTAGTTTTAGCTATAAAATTTTTAATTTGATCAAGTTCCTGTTCCAGCTGAACACTGGTGACTTCCGCTTCATTGGCAAGTTGCTCACAGCTTGCAAAAACTCCAACAAACAGGAAGAAACTCAGAAGGATTTTCATGGTAGGTTAGTTTAGATTGAAGGGAAAGATACTAAAATTGGTGAGATCCTGAAAACAGAAAAGCCGGTCGACAGGACCGGCTTTCAGCTTTATTATAGTTTGGCCTAAAGTAATAGTAGAGCCGGGATTAGTTTGTTAGCAAAAATCGTTATAAGCATTCATAAGATTTTCAGCGATCATTTCTGCAGGGCGACCTTCAATGTGGTGACGCTCCAGCATATGTACAAGTTCTCCATCTTTGAACAAAGCCATAGACGGGGAAGAAGGAGGAAAGGGAACCATGAAACCACGGGCCCTGTCTGTCGCTTCACGGTCTACACCGGCGAAAACTGTTACAAGATTATCGGGAGTTTTATCGTTTTTCAAAGACATTCTTGCTCCCGGGCGGGC encodes the following:
- a CDS encoding peptidoglycan DD-metalloendopeptidase family protein; translated protein: MKKLSYLLFLGLAFTACKQEENRDLSEARVVEATPILEEYGFVLNDFEVVRDTIRSGDNFGGIMASHGLSGNKVHEVIQQVKETFNPARLQVGKPYVILKARDSAYTPNYFIYENDRIDYTVVNVADNVAAYKAQKPVTIKKRTVSGVIVSNLSETMQNEGLSVLLSHKLSNIYQWSIDFWKLQKGDKFKMVYYERYINDTIYAGIEHIEGAVFVHQNKPYYAFNYSVDPETGKADFYDENARPLESFFLKAPLNFSRISSRFSGNRFHPVQKTWKAHKGTDYAAPHGTPIWSTANGTVIASGYTAGNGNYVKVKHNETYTTQYLHMSKRNVKVGQRVRQGDVIGYVGSTGLATGPHVCYRFWVRDEQVDPFRQNLPAADPIADHLKEDYFATIGSVKEALESIPFKEI
- a CDS encoding TonB-dependent receptor; protein product: MKKLNYLLVVVFMFMATISFAQGVTTAAINGRVLEAGGEPLPGANVVAVHQPSGTQYGAMTDFDGFYRISNMRVGGPYLITITYVGFETFTAGNINLTLGESRNISAEMGETQNALDEIVITGGRDGVFDSGKTGAETNVSQRQVSTLPSISRNIADFARLTPQAQVSGDDVISISGQNNRYNALYIDGAVNNDVFGLAASGTNGGQTGVSPISLDAIESFQINVAPFDVRQSGFAGGSINAITKSGTNQFEGSVYGFLRNESLAGKTPIGLEAADGSRSRLADFSAVTTGLRVGGPILQDKLFFFVNYERQDNETPQPFSFNNYNGDASLQDINNLSNFLVSEYGYNPGGFLDNTSSLVSDKLIGKIDWNINENHKLSLKHSYVKAVQLNAPRSNQGAINFFNSAINFESITNSTALELSSKIGNNMANNLVLGWTRVNDDRDPQGGDFPYVQLQDGAGLISFGSEPFSTGNALDQSNFTITDNFDIYLGRHNVTIGTNNEFSSSRNVFIRQNFGEYRYSNVNDFLTGNLANRYRHGYSLIGGFGDDSEGAAEFDIFQFGLYAQDVYNATDNLKLTFGARIDVPFWSDYLTNNDFNNRTIPLLEAAGKDLRGAQTGEGIDAQVHFSPRFGFNWDVKGDRTTQVRGGTGVFTSRLPLVWPGGVYNNNGLTTGFIQRTGATVPQFEPNPRNQLQDPAQGSGTVGGEINLFARDFKLPQVWKTNIAVDQRLPGNWTISADFIYNDDLNAVAYENINLEGPQFNTTGAGSRPNYGNKRIDNTYDAVYMGYNTSEGNSYNISGTLAKNFYSPFIDVTAQASYSYGESNVLFDATSSQNSSQWRNLETVRGSNMPDLSTSDFSPGHRFIANSTLEFKWTNNLRTRLGFFYEGAQGSPFSYVVGGNGGGLINDTGSFSALAYVPATEAEANLVDIVDTRNPANNRTAAEQWTLLNAAINADEYLSERRGQFAERNADRSDWSHIIDLKFAQEFRVKIKETDHKFEFSADIFNFTNFLNKNWGRRNFTNFNQVQLVNFTGFQPDGTTPKFTFNPNTLNTKNIIDDSGLQSSRWQMQVGLRYSFN
- the pgi gene encoding glucose-6-phosphate isomerase, which gives rise to MKNIDPTTTGAWNKLQQYFEEMKDKEMKDLFQEDSERAEKFTIQWEDFYIDLSKNRITAEIKEALTQLAEECGIKEAINSYYRGDAINKTEGRPVLHTALRAPEHEEVLVDGKNVMPEVFKAKEKIKEFSDKVINGDHKGYTNLPITDVVNIGIGGSDLGPVMVTEALKFYKNHLNLHYISNVDGDHVYETLKHLNPETTLFVIVSKTFTTQETLSNANTAREWFKRSAPQEAVSKHFVAVSSNLTQVTEFGIDPGNIFPMWDWVGGRFSLWSAVGLSISLGIGYKGFEELLEGAHEMDQHFRNEDLASNIPVQLAMLSVWYNNFFKAESEAVIPYTQYLQKLPSYLQQAIMESNGKSIDRNGNPVTYQTGNIIWGEPGTNSQHAFFQLIHQGTKLIPADFIGFKESLFGDKSHHDKLMANYFAQTEALLMGKTEDEVRKELEAKKLSNEEIAQLLPFKVFAGNKPTTSLLINKLTPASLGKLIAMYEHKIFVQGVIWNIFSYDQWGVELGKQLASKILSEIEEIDVHEHDNSTSQLLKFYLS
- a CDS encoding BrxA/BrxB family bacilliredoxin is translated as MYPAELVKPMREDLTKEGFQELHTVEEVNAAMEKKGTTLVVVNSVCGCAAANARPGARMSLKNDKTPDNLVTVFAGVDREATDRARGFMVPFPPSSPSMALFKDGELVHMLERHHIEGRPAEMIAENLMNAYNDFC
- a CDS encoding HD domain-containing protein; protein product: MNKIQIIQDTKLFVKTTLNGAEGGHDWFHIERVYKNALLIAQHEVCDIFTVELGALLHDIADYKFHNGDESVGPKLAGDFLRSRGVHEDIITHVENIIKNVSFKGGNTNQHFNSIELEIIQDADRLDALGAIGIARTFNYGGFKGRALYDPEIAPNLNMTKEEYKSSTAPTINHFYEKLLLLKDLMNTPTARNLAEQRHRFMEDFLKQFYAEWNGEL
- a CDS encoding lysophospholipid acyltransferase family protein; translation: MKKILAYPLSVISYFFFFLTLVVFHGIQWVALKVGGYQAHKKSVDIFNFFLMRCLNILGTRFTVDNPYNIPTDQSCIFVANHQGIYDIPPIIWYMRKHHPKFVSKKELGKGVPGISFNLRHGGSALIDRKNPKQAVEEILRFSKYLNATNRSAVIFPEGTRSRTGKPKEFAKTGMQILFKKMPTALIVPITINNSWKLFEYGQFPLGIGVHIKLKVHEPIPANSNDPESLIALVERTITADIL
- a CDS encoding tryptophan 2,3-dioxygenase family protein, with product MEQIKPEIAERIIKLEEKFKNSGQDMGSYLDGLLYDKYLTYWDYISLDTLLSLQNTKTHFPDEEIFVTYHQITELYFKLIIHEQKQIIESTDLTAAFFIEKVNRLNRYFRILINSFDVMIKGMDRDQFLKFRMALLPASGFQSAQFRMIEIYSTPLEHLIPFASRKNFNSTFPIEDLYHNLYWKKGGIDLATGEKTLTLKQFELRYTHRFLRIANEVKGNTIYHKYLDLPEEVRNDQSLIDGLRTFDVNANVNWLLMHMGAAHRYLNKDKVTIAATGGTNWKDFLPPSFQKNSFFPNLWSQEEFDNWGKEWVNHMFNKDK